The Xanthomonas sontii genome contains a region encoding:
- the clsB gene encoding cardiolipin synthase ClsB codes for MNRTANRDTRWRQGHRLQLLENGDAYFPRAFAAIDAARHEVLLETFIWFEDKVGLALKDHLVAAARRGVRVHLLVDAFGSPDLSPGFVRELTEAGAELRLYDQQPTLLGVRLNVFRRMHRKLLVVDGRIGMIGGINWSADHLADFGPEAKQDYAVEVQGPVVADMVAFVRRTLATHGTGAGWVPQENVDVPPAGAAEVCFLPRDNAGRSRSIERAYRQAFRSARHEIVIANAYFFPGYGFLRDLCAAARRGVAVKLIFQGQPDTPLALSAARALYRHLVDAGVQIFEYCERPFHGKVAVIDGHWSTVGSSNLDPLSLALNLEANLVIRDAAFARDLHGRLQRLMQRHCREVVPAQVPHGRFWQPLLRPLLFHVLRNVPQWASRLPKRTPRTAVLRRKRHAP; via the coding sequence GTGAACCGGACCGCGAACCGCGACACGCGCTGGCGCCAGGGCCACCGCCTGCAGTTGCTGGAGAACGGCGATGCGTATTTCCCGCGCGCCTTCGCCGCGATCGACGCGGCCCGGCACGAGGTGCTGCTGGAGACCTTCATCTGGTTCGAGGACAAGGTCGGCCTGGCGCTGAAGGATCACCTGGTCGCCGCTGCGCGCCGCGGCGTGCGCGTGCACCTGCTGGTGGATGCGTTCGGCTCGCCGGATCTCTCGCCCGGCTTCGTGCGCGAACTGACCGAGGCCGGCGCCGAGCTGCGCCTGTACGACCAGCAGCCGACCCTGCTCGGCGTGCGTTTGAACGTGTTCCGGCGCATGCACCGCAAGCTGCTGGTGGTGGACGGGCGAATCGGCATGATCGGCGGCATCAACTGGTCGGCCGATCACCTGGCCGATTTCGGCCCGGAGGCGAAACAGGACTACGCGGTGGAGGTACAAGGCCCGGTAGTGGCGGACATGGTCGCGTTCGTACGCCGGACCCTGGCCACCCACGGCACCGGCGCGGGGTGGGTGCCGCAGGAGAACGTCGATGTGCCGCCCGCCGGCGCGGCCGAGGTGTGCTTCCTGCCGCGCGACAACGCCGGCCGTTCACGCAGCATCGAACGCGCCTACCGGCAGGCGTTCCGCAGCGCGCGGCACGAGATCGTGATCGCCAACGCCTACTTCTTCCCCGGCTACGGCTTCCTGCGCGACCTGTGCGCCGCTGCGCGCCGCGGCGTGGCGGTGAAGCTGATCTTCCAGGGGCAACCGGACACGCCGCTGGCGTTGTCCGCCGCACGCGCGCTGTACCGGCATCTGGTCGATGCCGGCGTGCAGATCTTCGAGTACTGCGAGCGCCCGTTCCACGGCAAGGTCGCGGTGATCGATGGGCACTGGAGCACGGTGGGATCGAGCAACCTGGATCCGCTGAGCCTGGCGCTGAACCTGGAAGCCAACCTGGTGATCCGCGATGCCGCCTTCGCGCGCGACCTGCACGGGCGCCTGCAGCGACTGATGCAACGGCACTGCCGCGAAGTCGTGCCGGCGCAGGTGCCGCACGGACGCTTCTGGCAACCGCTGCTGCGGCCGCTGCTGTTCCATGTGCTGCGCAACGTGCCGCAGTGGGCCAGCCGCCTGCCCAAGCGCACGCCGCGCACTGCGGTGCTGCGGCGCAAGCGGCACGCGCCATGA
- a CDS encoding UPF0104 family protein, which produces MNHPRTRWRMLRRFAYLAFLVLVAVLLVRAARTVDWAQVGTTLAGYGAGTLAAAAGLSLASYVLYAGYDLAARRYAAHAVPTPRVMAIADIAYAFSLNVGALIGGTTLRYRLYGRAGLGLATISRVVGFAITTNWMGYLLLTGVLLVSGRLRTPAQWPLSGAVLPWVGAAMLGLVVAYLIACQRAHGRTLQVRGHVLHLPPLPLALLQLGLGTCNWALMGALLYVLMPTGVAYLSVLGALLAAAVATAIAHVPAGIGVLEAVVLPLLGTQAPQPELLAALLAYRAFYYLGPLLLACTGYALLEARRRRGAG; this is translated from the coding sequence ATGAACCATCCGCGCACGCGTTGGCGCATGCTGCGCCGCTTCGCCTATCTGGCCTTCCTGGTCCTGGTGGCGGTATTGCTGGTACGTGCGGCGCGCACGGTGGACTGGGCGCAAGTCGGCACCACCCTCGCCGGCTACGGTGCCGGCACCCTGGCCGCCGCCGCAGGCCTGAGCCTGGCCAGCTACGTGCTGTATGCCGGCTACGACCTGGCCGCGCGACGTTACGCGGCGCATGCGGTGCCGACGCCGCGGGTCATGGCGATAGCGGACATCGCCTACGCCTTCAGCCTGAATGTCGGTGCGCTAATCGGCGGCACTACCCTGCGCTACCGCCTGTACGGACGCGCCGGGTTGGGCCTGGCGACGATCAGCCGCGTGGTCGGCTTCGCCATCACCACCAACTGGATGGGCTATCTGCTGCTGACCGGCGTGCTGCTGGTCAGCGGGCGGCTGCGCACGCCGGCGCAGTGGCCGCTCAGCGGCGCGGTGCTGCCATGGGTCGGCGCCGCCATGCTGGGCTTGGTGGTGGCCTACCTGATCGCCTGCCAGCGCGCGCACGGCCGCACGCTGCAGGTGCGCGGCCACGTCCTGCACCTGCCGCCGTTGCCGCTGGCGCTGCTGCAACTCGGCCTGGGCACCTGCAACTGGGCGCTGATGGGCGCCCTGCTGTACGTGCTGATGCCGACCGGCGTGGCCTACCTCTCGGTGCTCGGCGCACTGCTGGCGGCGGCCGTGGCCACCGCCATCGCGCACGTGCCGGCCGGCATCGGCGTGCTCGAAGCGGTGGTGCTGCCGCTGCTCGGGACGCAGGCGCCGCAACCGGAACTGCTGGCGGCATTGCTGGCCTATCGCGCCTTCTACTACCTCGGCCCGCTACTGCTGGCTTGTACCGGCTATGCGCTGCTGGAAGCGCGGCGACGGCGTGGCGCGGGCTGA
- a CDS encoding type II toxin-antitoxin system HipA family toxin produces the protein MIRLEGADQDVPAGLLTLVETHAASVGSRFAYGMRYSRRPGAIDVDPRSLRLDEVAPGIEVAPPGDLALFGAIRDALPDAWGRRVLANTLRIQEGQLNDRVLIDNSSPNRSGALDFRRSPEDAPRDSGLLRPMHLDHLLDAAERIEEGESVPQHLLELLGEAPTLGGMRPKAVLVDQGRQWLAKFPTRRDPFDIPLIEHATLELARLAKMDVPDTRLIDVPGRGTVMMIARFDRGTEAEGYRKWHMVSALTALGVHEMDSPKMAYADIADALGRLGAAGQVTADRHELFRRMVFNILVCNDDDHLRNHALVHRGDFGGWRLSPLYDVVPRPSGGSERFLHLGIGAQGRLSTLDNALTHCARFALTTAAAAAVIDEVAGVVREWKGHFEAQGVPGSQIDKVQNAFRRPSQIGLAQVNRFL, from the coding sequence ATGATCCGCCTTGAGGGAGCCGATCAGGACGTGCCCGCAGGGCTGCTGACGCTGGTGGAAACGCACGCCGCATCAGTCGGTAGCCGGTTTGCCTATGGCATGCGTTATTCCCGCCGCCCCGGCGCCATCGACGTCGATCCCCGCAGCCTGCGCCTGGACGAAGTAGCGCCCGGTATCGAGGTCGCCCCGCCGGGCGATCTCGCCCTGTTCGGCGCCATCCGCGATGCCCTTCCCGATGCCTGGGGCCGGCGCGTGCTTGCCAACACGCTGCGCATCCAGGAAGGCCAACTCAACGACCGGGTGCTGATCGACAATTCCAGTCCCAACCGCAGCGGTGCCCTCGACTTCCGTCGCAGTCCCGAAGACGCGCCGCGCGACAGCGGTCTGCTGCGGCCGATGCATCTGGATCACCTGCTCGATGCCGCCGAGCGAATCGAAGAGGGCGAGTCCGTTCCGCAACACTTGCTCGAGCTGCTGGGCGAGGCGCCCACGCTCGGCGGCATGCGGCCCAAAGCGGTGCTGGTCGATCAGGGACGGCAGTGGTTGGCCAAGTTCCCGACCCGGCGCGATCCGTTCGACATTCCCTTGATCGAGCACGCCACGCTGGAACTGGCCCGTCTTGCCAAGATGGATGTTCCCGACACCCGGCTGATCGATGTGCCAGGTCGCGGGACGGTGATGATGATTGCGCGCTTCGATCGCGGCACCGAGGCCGAGGGCTATCGCAAATGGCATATGGTCAGTGCGCTGACGGCGCTGGGCGTGCATGAAATGGATTCGCCTAAGATGGCCTATGCGGACATCGCCGACGCGCTGGGCCGGCTGGGTGCGGCGGGACAGGTGACTGCCGATCGCCACGAACTGTTCCGGCGCATGGTGTTCAACATTCTGGTCTGCAACGACGACGACCATCTCCGCAACCACGCGCTTGTGCACCGTGGCGACTTCGGGGGCTGGCGCCTGAGCCCGCTCTACGACGTGGTTCCCAGGCCGAGCGGCGGCAGCGAGCGCTTCCTGCACCTGGGGATCGGCGCACAGGGGCGCCTGTCCACGCTCGACAACGCGCTCACGCACTGCGCGAGGTTTGCCCTCACCACCGCGGCCGCGGCAGCGGTGATCGATGAGGTGGCGGGCGTGGTGCGCGAGTGGAAAGGCCACTTCGAGGCGCAAGGCGTACCTGGTTCGCAGATCGACAAGGTGCAGAACGCATTCCGGCGGCCATCGCAGATCGGCCTGGCGCAAGTGAACCGGTTCCTGTAA
- a CDS encoding helix-turn-helix transcriptional regulator produces MAAYDRLSPLASSAITSLGDVIRRGRRARTMTQEELAERARVSRLTVLKIESGNPGVAIWAWVSVMEVLGLLGTLQALHDPVAQAMDAAHGRRVRKRDLRKKLDF; encoded by the coding sequence ATGGCTGCTTACGACAGGTTGTCGCCATTGGCGAGCTCGGCCATCACGTCGCTGGGAGACGTCATTCGTCGCGGCCGTAGAGCCCGGACGATGACCCAGGAGGAACTGGCCGAGCGTGCCCGGGTCAGCCGTCTGACCGTCCTCAAGATCGAATCGGGCAATCCCGGCGTCGCCATCTGGGCGTGGGTCAGCGTCATGGAAGTGCTGGGCCTGCTTGGCACATTGCAGGCATTGCACGATCCGGTGGCGCAGGCCATGGATGCGGCGCACGGACGTCGGGTGCGCAAGCGCGATCTGCGCAAGAAACTGGATTTCTGA
- the uvrD gene encoding DNA helicase II: MDVSHLLDDLNPAQREAVSAAPGHYLVLAGAGSGKTRVLTHRIAWLHQVHGVPVHGILAVTFTNKAAGEMRHRADLQLRNGSRGMWIGTFHGLAHRLLRLHWQDAKLPESFQVLDADDQLRLVKRVVQQLELDEGKYPPKQIVWWINQQKDEGRRAQHIQPEPRDEWVTTLRNAYALYQERCDRAGLVDFAELLLRAHELLRDTPALLAHYRARFGEILVDEFQDTNAIQYAFVRVLAGDSGHVFVVGDDDQAIYGWRGAKVENVQRFLTDFPSAQTIRLEQNYRSSANILNAANAVIAHNPDRIGKQLWTDSGDGEPIDLYAAYNEVDEARYVVERVRQWVRDGGSYSEAAVLYRSNAQSRAFEEALIAEQVPYRVYGGMRFFERAEIKDTLAYLRLVANRADDAAFERAVNTPPRGIGDRTLDEVRRLARAQSLSLWAAARQAAQQGGDLAARARNALGQFLGLIEQLALDVAGLPLPEQIDQVLARSTLREHWGKESRGGLDSESRTDNLDELVSVASRFVRADGDEDADEGRQAMTELVAFLAYASLEAGEGQAQAGEEGVQLMTLHSAKGLEFPIVFLAGMEDGLFPSARSLEESGRLEEERRLAYVGITRARHKLVLSYAESRRIHGQDNYNVPSRFLREIPRELLHEVRPKVQVSRSASLGAPRSLGHSVIEAPAIKLGANVQHPKFGGGVVIDYEGSGAHARVQVQFDEAGAKWLVMAYANLTLL, translated from the coding sequence GTGGATGTCTCTCATTTGCTCGACGATCTGAACCCCGCCCAGCGCGAGGCCGTTTCCGCAGCGCCCGGCCACTACCTGGTCCTGGCCGGCGCCGGCTCCGGCAAGACGCGCGTGCTCACCCATCGCATCGCCTGGTTGCACCAGGTGCATGGCGTGCCGGTGCACGGGATCCTGGCGGTCACCTTCACCAACAAGGCCGCGGGCGAGATGCGCCACCGCGCCGACCTGCAGTTGCGCAACGGCAGCCGCGGCATGTGGATCGGTACCTTCCACGGCCTGGCGCACCGCCTGCTGCGCCTGCACTGGCAGGACGCGAAGCTGCCCGAGAGCTTCCAGGTGCTCGACGCCGACGACCAGCTGCGGCTGGTCAAGCGCGTGGTGCAGCAGCTGGAGCTGGACGAGGGCAAGTACCCGCCCAAGCAGATCGTGTGGTGGATCAACCAGCAGAAGGACGAGGGCCGCCGCGCCCAGCACATCCAGCCGGAACCGCGCGACGAGTGGGTCACCACCCTGCGCAACGCCTACGCGTTGTACCAGGAGCGCTGCGACCGCGCCGGCCTGGTCGACTTCGCCGAACTGCTGCTGCGCGCGCACGAACTGCTGCGCGACACGCCGGCGCTGCTGGCGCACTACCGCGCCCGCTTCGGCGAGATCCTGGTCGACGAGTTCCAGGACACCAACGCCATCCAGTACGCCTTCGTGCGCGTGCTCGCCGGCGACAGCGGCCACGTGTTCGTGGTCGGCGACGACGACCAGGCGATCTACGGCTGGCGCGGCGCCAAGGTCGAGAACGTGCAGCGCTTCCTCACCGATTTCCCCAGCGCGCAGACCATCCGCCTGGAGCAGAACTACCGCTCCAGCGCCAACATCCTCAACGCCGCCAACGCGGTGATCGCGCACAACCCCGACCGCATCGGCAAGCAGCTGTGGACCGATTCGGGCGACGGCGAGCCGATCGACCTGTACGCCGCCTACAACGAGGTGGACGAGGCGCGCTACGTGGTCGAGCGCGTGCGCCAGTGGGTACGCGACGGCGGCAGCTACAGCGAGGCGGCGGTGCTCTACCGCAGCAACGCGCAGTCGCGCGCGTTCGAAGAGGCGCTGATCGCCGAACAGGTGCCGTACCGGGTCTACGGCGGCATGCGCTTCTTCGAGCGCGCCGAAATCAAGGACACCCTGGCCTATCTGCGCCTGGTCGCCAATCGCGCCGACGATGCGGCGTTCGAGCGTGCGGTCAACACGCCGCCGCGCGGCATCGGCGACCGCACCCTCGACGAGGTGCGACGGCTGGCGCGCGCGCAGTCGCTGTCGCTGTGGGCAGCGGCGCGACAGGCCGCGCAGCAGGGCGGCGACCTGGCCGCGCGTGCGCGCAACGCGCTGGGCCAGTTCCTCGGCCTGATCGAGCAACTGGCCCTGGACGTGGCCGGGCTGCCGCTGCCCGAACAGATCGACCAGGTGCTGGCGCGCTCCACCCTGCGCGAGCACTGGGGCAAGGAGAGCCGCGGCGGGCTGGACTCGGAATCGCGCACCGACAACCTCGACGAACTGGTCTCGGTGGCCTCGCGCTTCGTCCGCGCCGACGGCGACGAGGACGCCGACGAAGGCCGCCAGGCGATGACCGAACTGGTCGCGTTCCTGGCCTACGCCTCGCTGGAGGCCGGCGAAGGCCAGGCCCAGGCCGGCGAGGAGGGCGTGCAGTTGATGACCCTGCACTCGGCCAAGGGCCTGGAGTTCCCGATCGTGTTCCTGGCCGGCATGGAAGACGGCCTGTTCCCCAGTGCGCGTTCGCTGGAAGAGAGCGGGCGCCTGGAGGAAGAGCGGCGCCTGGCCTATGTCGGCATCACCCGCGCCCGCCACAAGCTGGTGCTGAGCTATGCCGAGTCGCGGCGCATCCACGGTCAGGACAACTACAACGTGCCCTCGCGCTTCCTGCGCGAGATCCCGCGCGAACTGCTGCACGAAGTGCGGCCGAAGGTGCAGGTGTCGCGCAGCGCCTCGCTGGGCGCGCCGCGCAGCCTCGGGCACAGCGTGATCGAGGCCCCGGCGATCAAGCTCGGCGCCAACGTACAGCACCCCAAGTTCGGCGGCGGCGTGGTCATCGACTACGAAGGCAGCGGCGCCCACGCCCGCGTGCAGGTGCAGTTCGACGAAGCCGGCGCCAAGTGGCTGGTGATGGCGTACGCCAATCTGACCCTGTTGTAG
- a CDS encoding LysR substrate-binding domain-containing protein translates to MDRLTGIVAFVRAAEQRSFVGAGRVLGISASAVGKSVAGLERALGVRLLQRTTRRIALTAEGALFLEHCQRVLADLREAEDALAQTRQAPRGRLRVGLPTIGYRFLVPLLPEFRQRYPDVELDLEFDDRVVDLLEHGLDAVIRSGVQADSRLLARRLGPFRFCLCAAPDYLRRRGVPQTPVELAAHDGVLFRVPDTGKPQDWPLAEPAPLPPAVLTCNNMEAVRAAAIAGLGIACMPAFLVQDALAAGRLQPVLDAHLADGGAFFVVWPSRRQLSPKLRVFVDFLAERLFRTD, encoded by the coding sequence ATGGATCGCCTCACCGGCATCGTCGCCTTCGTCCGGGCCGCCGAACAGCGCAGCTTCGTCGGCGCCGGCCGCGTGCTCGGCATCTCGGCCTCGGCGGTGGGCAAGAGCGTGGCCGGGCTGGAGCGCGCGCTCGGCGTGCGCCTGCTGCAGCGGACCACCCGCCGCATCGCGCTGACCGCCGAGGGCGCGTTGTTCCTGGAGCATTGCCAGCGCGTGCTGGCCGACCTGCGCGAGGCCGAGGACGCGCTGGCGCAGACCCGGCAGGCGCCGCGCGGGCGGCTGCGGGTCGGCCTGCCGACCATCGGCTACCGCTTCCTGGTGCCGCTGCTGCCGGAGTTCCGCCAGCGCTATCCGGACGTGGAGCTGGACCTGGAGTTCGACGACCGCGTGGTCGACCTGCTCGAACACGGCCTGGATGCGGTGATCCGCAGCGGCGTGCAGGCCGACTCGCGGCTGCTGGCGCGGCGCCTGGGGCCGTTCCGCTTCTGCCTGTGCGCGGCGCCGGACTACCTGCGCCGCCGCGGCGTGCCGCAGACCCCGGTGGAGCTGGCCGCGCACGATGGCGTGCTGTTCCGCGTGCCCGATACCGGCAAGCCGCAGGACTGGCCGCTGGCGGAACCGGCGCCGCTGCCGCCGGCGGTGCTCACCTGCAACAACATGGAGGCGGTACGCGCCGCGGCGATCGCCGGCCTGGGCATCGCCTGCATGCCGGCGTTCCTGGTGCAGGACGCGTTGGCCGCTGGCCGCCTGCAGCCGGTGCTGGACGCGCACCTGGCCGACGGCGGCGCGTTCTTCGTGGTGTGGCCGTCGCGTCGGCAACTGTCGCCGAAGCTGCGCGTGTTCGTGGATTTCCTCGCCGAACGGCTGTTCCGCACCGATTGA
- a CDS encoding MFS transporter has product MTSASPPDSTVLPRRGAALAAVCLAALALPLNFSGGAVATPAIGAALGGSALALAWITNAFMLSFGSLLLAAGALADRHGRRRVFLVGLALFASASLGVAVAGSVAAIDLWRALQGVGAAAALAAGTAALAQLYTGAARTRAFSLLGTTFGTGLAFGPLAAGALSERLGWRAIFFGVAAFAALAWALAARWLPASRDPAAGPPDRVGALCFSAALALFTAGLIQGPHSGWGSAATLVLLGAAALLLLGFVCIERRRRHPLLDLRLFRYRRFVGVQLLPVATCTSYVVLLVLLPLRMIGVDGTPAASAGLTLLALSAPMLLVPSLAAVLAQRIAPAWLSAAGLAAAAAGLCWLGARPPAQALPALLLIGAGTALPWGLMDALSVSVVPIERAGMAAGLFGTLRVAGEGIALASVAALLAALLQVRLAAVAPLLPHAALADTAQRLVAGDLSASMAEGALSATQLRLAYAAAFGTLTRVLAAITALAAIAICLLLGRTPQHAVDGGL; this is encoded by the coding sequence ATGACCTCCGCTTCGCCTCCCGATTCCACTGTCCTGCCGCGCCGCGGCGCCGCCCTGGCCGCGGTGTGCCTGGCCGCCCTGGCGCTGCCGCTGAACTTCTCCGGCGGTGCCGTCGCCACCCCGGCGATCGGCGCGGCCCTGGGCGGCAGCGCGCTGGCTTTGGCCTGGATCACCAACGCCTTCATGCTCAGCTTCGGCAGCCTGCTGCTGGCCGCCGGCGCGCTCGCCGATCGGCATGGGCGGCGCCGGGTGTTCCTCGTCGGCCTGGCGCTGTTCGCCAGCGCCAGCCTGGGCGTGGCCGTGGCCGGCTCGGTCGCGGCGATCGACCTGTGGCGGGCGCTGCAGGGCGTCGGTGCCGCCGCCGCGCTCGCCGCCGGCACCGCGGCGCTGGCCCAGCTGTACACCGGCGCGGCGCGCACGCGCGCGTTCAGCCTGCTCGGCACCACCTTCGGCACCGGCCTGGCGTTCGGCCCGCTGGCCGCCGGCGCGCTGAGCGAACGGCTGGGCTGGCGCGCGATCTTCTTCGGCGTGGCCGCGTTCGCGGCGCTGGCGTGGGCCCTGGCCGCGCGCTGGCTGCCGGCCTCGCGCGATCCGGCCGCCGGCCCGCCGGATCGCGTCGGCGCGCTGTGTTTCAGCGCGGCGCTGGCGCTGTTCACCGCCGGCCTGATCCAGGGCCCGCACAGCGGCTGGGGCAGCGCCGCGACGCTGGTCCTGCTCGGTGCCGCCGCACTGCTGCTGCTCGGCTTCGTGTGCATCGAACGGCGCCGCCGGCATCCGCTGCTGGACCTGCGCCTGTTCCGCTACCGGCGCTTCGTCGGCGTGCAGCTGCTGCCGGTCGCCACCTGCACCAGCTACGTGGTGCTGCTGGTGCTGCTGCCGCTGCGCATGATCGGCGTGGATGGCACGCCCGCCGCCAGCGCCGGCCTGACGCTGCTGGCGTTGTCGGCGCCGATGCTGCTGGTGCCGAGCCTGGCCGCGGTGCTGGCGCAGCGCATCGCCCCGGCCTGGCTGTCGGCAGCCGGGTTGGCGGCGGCCGCGGCCGGCCTGTGCTGGCTCGGCGCGCGGCCCCCGGCGCAGGCGCTGCCGGCATTGTTGTTGATCGGTGCCGGTACCGCCCTGCCCTGGGGCCTGATGGATGCGCTATCGGTGAGCGTGGTGCCGATCGAACGCGCCGGCATGGCCGCCGGCCTGTTCGGCACGCTGCGCGTGGCCGGCGAAGGCATCGCCCTGGCCAGCGTGGCGGCCCTGCTTGCGGCGCTGCTGCAGGTGCGGCTGGCCGCGGTCGCGCCGCTGCTGCCGCACGCGGCCCTGGCGGACACCGCGCAGCGGCTGGTCGCCGGCGATCTGTCCGCCTCCATGGCCGAGGGCGCGCTGTCCGCGACGCAACTGCGGCTGGCCTACGCGGCGGCCTTCGGCACGCTCACCCGGGTGCTGGCGGCGATCACCGCGCTGGCGGCGATCGCGATCTGCCTGTTGCTCGGGCGCACGCCGCAACACGCGGTGGATGGGGGCCTTTGA